The following nucleotide sequence is from Sander vitreus isolate 19-12246 chromosome 11, sanVit1, whole genome shotgun sequence.
ATGGCTCAAAAGATTCACTAACAGAGGCAACGGGGGCAGCAGTGGTGAGTCGCAGTTACCAGACTGGAGTCAGTAGGAGAACATCAGATTATTCAAGAGTAGGATACGCAGTTGAGATACTTGGAGTTCTACTAGCATTACAATGGGTGGAAGAGGTGACGGTATGTAAAATACTCATCTGTAGTGACTCAGTGTCAGTCATAGGTGTCAGCATTTCAACCACAAATCATCAAGACTTGGTGTATGAAATTTTGTTTATTAATTCAAGGCTCGCCAATCAGGGTAAAAATGTACCTGCACATACAGGAATTCCAGGAAATGAGGATAAGGATTAGGAGGCGGTCAAGAAAGGAAATGTAGAACTAAATATTAAACTGTCAAAATCAGAGGGGAAAAGCATAGGATGGAGGGAAATTTCCAAAACAGTGGCAACACTTGGGATAGTGGGGAAAAAATGGAGACACTTACatgcaatacaaaataaagtttaggGGTGAGAAACAGTGGGGCTAACCGAATAGAGCAAGTAATTATCAGTCACAGTAGATTGAACCGTACACTTTTTTATAATAGGAAAACACTCATCTGGGCACTAGGCTACAGTCTGTGTGAGGAAACGGAGACGGTAGAGCATGTCCTGATTTCATGCAGGAAATACAATCAAGAAAGAGGGGTCATGTTAAGAGGACTAGGCCTACATAAATTAGGACCAGTGGAAAGATGTAAGTGGGGTTTCCATAAATGGAATAATAGATAACGAGTAATTACCAGTAGGAGGCAGTAATGCAACGCATAGGATGCCAACTGCCGTAAaaccaaaaaagaagaagaattatTTGTGGAGACGGTGCTTTTTATTCTGAAGGAATCGGATCGGAAGTCTTAATGTTGATGCTGTAGTTCTGTTCTCAACAAGGCGAGTGTCTTCAAAGAAAAGTCTTTATCAGCTAAAAGACATGAAGAAGAGATTTAACATCAACCTGGACGACTCTGCTTTCGCCAAAGAAAGGACACTGGTCGGTAATTTGCTAGAATTTACTAAAGCTTACCAACGTAGCAGCACAAGGTTTTTTATCAGGATAGCTTGCTAAAAACGATTGTTTTAACGTTGCATGTTTCATTTCATAATTCTCGACATTCAGACAGGATTTCCATGTGATTGTATTCCAGCCAAAGCCGCAGTTTCAACCTTCATCAAAAGGAGGACAAAACACCACAGCCTCGACTTCATCTTTAGCAAAGCCTGCTTCTGAGCCATTGAGCCAACCCTTTTCCTATGCAGAATATATCGTCCAGAGTAAAGCAATGTGGCTGCTCCTACTCAGAGAGAGGGTCCCTCCAAACCGCTCAGGACTGAAGGTGCTGGGAGTTACCAATCTGAGGCAAATTGAGTTAGATTCCGTGTCGTCTGCCTCAGGAGAACGTGAAACAGTTCAGAACTCTGCTAAAAGAGACTGAAAGTGGTTCTGAAGGGGTTAAGAAGAGCGAGGAGACACAGGTGGCTGACACAGACCAAAAAGAGGAGAGCTGTCAAAGGTCCTATCCAAGCCTGGGTCCCAAACCACTGGGGTCTGGAAGCAGCATTATTGTCAGTCCTCGACAGGTATGCATCAACATGTATGCGCCTCTTGACTTTGGCAACAGCAGGTTGCATTCCCATTCGTACATCCATCCTCTCTGTACATTCGTATTCCCATTCAGATTCACTAGCTTTACTAGGAAAAATAGTTTGTTGTTGATACTGACGTCCAGTGTTTCTCTATTAGCTTGGAAAGGTTTTACTGTTTTTAGGCTTGTTAGGTGGCTTGCTCAACAGCAGGTAtctacatatttgtttttttactaatTCAGAGGGGAAATCTCATCCTGAAGTTTGTGAGGACTGTCCCTTGGGAGTTTGGAGATGTTGTACCAGACTATGTCTTGGGCCAGACAACTTGTGCTCTCTTCctcaggtgtgtatgtgtgtgtatgtgtgtgtatgtgtgtgtatgtgtgtgtatgtgtgtgtgtgtgtatgtgtgtgtatgtgtgtgtatgtgtgtgtgtgtgtgtgtgttttcccctgTTGTCGTGACAGTGTCATACACAATAATTTATTTTGATGAGCACTGATTTCTATATTTCATGTacaaaaaaccttttttttcatgtttttttttccctcgttttttttttttgctgtcatgTCGGTTTCTGGCCTGGCTTAAAGTCTGAGGTATCACAATCTCAATCCAAACTATATCCACGACCGTCTCAAGCATCTTGGACAGACTTTTACCCTGCGAGTGTTACTGGTACAAGTAGATGTGGTAAGTAAAAAGATCTTTTGTAATCAAAACATTGACTGTGACAAGTTATATTCATTTAGTGAATACTATCTGACTCTGTCTTAGAGTTCCTATTGTAGTCTGTTTAAACTAGTACCTATTTCTAACAAAGCTCTTTTTCCATGTTTAATTACAATTAATTGATACAGCCTTGCAATTAAAAATGCCATTATACTGTTCATGAagtatttaataaataattagaaAGTTAAGTAATTACAATGTTACATTTGTTGTTCCATTTATTCATTTGCCTGTTTGTCCTATTCCATCTCACAATTCATTTAGCTCCTGCTTtaacatttacagtgaaaaagtTTATAATTACTCTTGTGGTACACCCCAGACTCAATAGTTCAAAAACATTTGTGCTACTGTTGTGAAAACTACATTTGAACTTCTATATTTAGCTTATGCCAGGAATGAAGAGGGGGCTGTCCAAATTCTGTTCAAAGCTCCCCATTACAGCAGTTCAAGACCGATACTCTCTTTCttaatgttatttttggttTCAGCTAAATATGTAACTGTTTCTAGGAGATGTAAAATAAAACCAACCATGGACATATCTGGTCAGCTAGTAGCAAAAACGAGGGCTTTAAAGCAAATTTATAACAAAACTAGAGACACAAACACCTCTACCTTTTTGTGGGTTTTGTTAACGTCCAGCAACgttatatttaacaaaatggAACAGCCTATAACATACACTAAACCATGAAAGGAGAGCTGTAATGTAAGCAATCCACGCAGAACTATTAATTTGTCAAGTATATATGCATGCAGGGCACAAAAGAGGGCTGCACACTGTTAGgcttcaaataaataatttatttctcttttataTAAAGGTAACGTTTTCGATCTACAATATCTTCCTCAGTATATCTTCCCTCAATG
It contains:
- the LOC144525817 gene encoding LOW QUALITY PROTEIN: DNA excision repair protein ERCC-1-like (The sequence of the model RefSeq protein was modified relative to this genomic sequence to represent the inferred CDS: inserted 1 base in 1 codon; deleted 2 bases in 2 codons), with protein sequence MAASLSPRNRIGSLNVDAVVLFSTRRVSSKKSLYQLKDMKKRFNINLDDSAFAKERTLPKPQFQPSSKGGQNTTASTSSLAKPASEPLSQPFSYAEYIVQSKXNVAAPTQREGPSKPLRTEGAGSTNLRQIELDSVSSASGERETVQNSAKETESGSEGVKKSEETQVADTDQKEESCQRSYPSLGPKPLGSGSSIIVSPRQRGNLILKFVRTVPWEFGDVVPDYVLGQTTCALFLSLRYHNLNPNYIHDRLKHLGQTFTLRVLLVQVDVKDPHHTLKELARICIMADCTLILAWSPEEAGRYLETYKSYEKKPADLLKEQVEKNYLSKVTDCLTTVKSINKTDAVTLLSTFSSVEGIISASKEDLVLCPGLGPQKARRLYDVLHKPFLKSKTKDS